The Acinetobacter calcoaceticus sequence TTACTGTTGGCGGTATATCCACCCAATGGGCCTGTGACATAGGCACAAGCTGGACCGTTATAGTCTTTAATCAGCGGATTAATCTGAAAGCATTCTAAATTGGCAAGTTCTGCACCTGCATGGTATGCCATGGCATAACCATCGCCTGCATTGGTTGGGTTTTCATAAGTTCCCATTAAATAGCCTGAAGTTGGTAAACCTAAACGCCCTGCTGCACCACAACATAAAATGGCAGCTTTAGTTTTAATGACATAAAAATCACCACTACGGCAGTCAAAGCCAAGTACACCATTGATTGCACCCTGCTCATTTTTTAAAAGCTTCGTAGTCACAATTCGGTTGTTAATTTTAACTTGAGCACGCTTTAACTGACGATATAAAACCTTTTTTACATCATGGCCTTCAGGCATTGGTAAAACATATGCGCCCATGTGATGTACTTTTTTTACAGCAAACTCACCCGTTTCATCTTTTTCAAATTTAATGCCCCATTGATCAAGTTGTTGAATGGTTTTAAAACTGTGTTTGGCATATGCATATACAGTTGTCTGGTTAACCACTCCATCGTTGGCAATCGTAATTTCTTTGGTGTATTGCTCTGGTGTTGCGTACCCCGGAATAATGGCATTATTAAGCCCGTCCATACCCATTGAAATAGCACCACTACGCTTTACGTTAGCTTTTTCAATCAGTAAAACTTTTAGATTGGGGTTTTCCTGTTTTGCTTTAATTGCTGCCATTGGCCCAGCAGTTCCACCACCAATAACGACAATGTCATATTCAAGATATTTAGTTTCCATGGTTGTATATTCCTTATTTTTATTTCTGTTCTTAACGATGAATACGTAAACGGTATTGGAACGTATCACCTGAAAAATAGAGATATTCATAGTCAATCGGTTGCCCATTTGCATCGTGGGTCAAGCGTTCTACGCGTAATATAGGTGTACCTAACTCCACTTGTAGTAAGGCCGCTAACTCTTCATCAGCTACTGTGGCATCAATGCTTAAATCAGCATGCCCCAGTGGGATACCGCACTCTTCTTCGAGGGCTTTAAAAATATCGGTAGTACGTAAATCAATCGCTTTCTCTTTAAGTTTTAGCCCAATATGTTCTGGTAAGTAGGTCAACTCATAGGAAACCGGCTGGCGGTTTAGCAAACGAACACGTTGAATTTCATACACATTGGCTTTAACAGGTAGTTTCAATTTCGGTACGACATGCACAGGAATTTGCTTAAGCTCAGCCGAGATAACCCTGTTCAAAATTTCATGACCCGCAGATGACATTGCTTCAGCAAAGCCTTGTAAATTTGAGATGTTCTGGAAGGTTTTTGGCTTACTTACAAAAGTTCCTTTGCCTGGAACTTTGAAAATGTAGCCCTCTAACTGTAATTGAGTTAATGCCTGACGAACTGTAATTCGACTCACACCAAACTGTTCAGCAAACTCATTTTCAGATGGAATTTGGCTAAGAACAGCATATTCACCATTTACGATTTTATTGAGAATGAGTTCCCTTAACTGATCGTAAAGAGGTTTATGATTTTTTGAATCTTGGGGGAGCTGGCTCATGCTGCACAACCTGTTATAACAACTTGAGCAAATAATGTATAAAATGTTTCTGTAGTGGAAATAATTTAAAGCGATAACTTTAGTTGAAAATATAATTTTTATTAATTTCAAAGTGTTGATATACATAAAAACGTAAGATTGAAAAAATGATCATCAAAAGTACATCTGGCTTTGCTATGCTGTTAAAAATAATTTGGCCTTTCTAAAGCAAATATTTTTATAAATTAAGTTCTATTTTAAAGAGATGGATATGCTACAAAAAGAAGAAACCATCGCGGATGGGCCAGTGGAAAATATCAGTTTCTGGCAAGCTTTTTTATTTTGGTTGAAATTGGGTTTTATTAGTTTTGGTGGACCAGCGGGACAAATCGCAGTCATGCATCAAGAACTGGTTGAGCGAAAACGCTGGATTTCTGAGAAAAGATTTTTACATGCACTTAACTACTGCATGTTACTACCTGGCCCCGAAGCACAACAATTGGCGACTTATATTGGTTGGCTCATGCATCGAACGGCGGGTGGGCTGGTTGCTGGTATTTTATTTGTATTACCCTCTTTATTCATTTTAATTGGTTTATCTTGGGTTTATATAAAATTTGGAGATGTACCTGTTATTGCTGGAATTTTCTATGGAATTAAACCAGCCGTAACTGCAATTGTATTTCATGCTACTTACCGTATAGGTAGCCGCTCTCTTAAAAATAAATTTTTATGGGGAGTTGCAATTGCTGCGTTTTTTGCCATTTTTGTTTTAAAACTTCCCTTTCCTCTTATTGTTTTATCAGCTGGTATTGCAGGCTACTTAGCCAGTAAAAAATATCCTGAGCTATTTTCTTCAGCGGCGGGTCATAAAGCCAGTCAAAAAGATTATGGCCGTGCATTTATTGATGATGATACGCCCACGCCAGAGCACGCTAAATTCCAATGGTCGCGCTTAGCTAGACTTATTTTTGTGGCAATCACTTTATGGTTATTACCCCTCTTAGCTTTAGCTTCATATTTTGGATGGCATCATTCTTATACTCAAATGGCATGGTTCTTCACTAAAGCAGCTTTACTTACTTTTGGTGGTGCATACGCCGTTTTACCGTATGTTTATCAAGGTGCAGTGAATAACTTTGGTTGGCTTTCACCTACTCAAATGATTGATGGACTCGCTTTAGGTGAAACCACGCCGGGGCCACTGATTATGGTTGTTGCTTTTGTCGGTTTTTTAGGAGGTGTGAATCATGCATTACTTGGCCCAGAACATCTATTTTTTGCTGGAGCACTGGGTGCAGTCATTGTCACTTGGTTTACTTTTCTTTTTTCATTTGTCTTTATTTTTGCTGGTGCGCCCATTATTGAATCTACCCATAATGAAATTAAATTTACGGCGCCCCTTACTGCAATTACCGCGGCTGTGGTCGGTGTGATTTTAAATCTGGCATTATTTTTCAGTTATCACGTGCTATGGCCCCAAGGTTTTTCTGGACCCTTTGATGTTGTTGCGGCTTTAATTACAGTCGCAGCATTTATTGCCTTATTCCGTTTTGAAATTAATGTGTTATACGTGATTTTTGCATCAGCACTGGTTGGATTGCTGGTTTATCTTTTATAGAAAATTGAACATGAGTCTTTTAACGTAACTGTGAAGGACTCATGCCATAAAACTGTTTAAAGCGATGGCTCAAATGGCTAGCCGAACTAAAACCACATACTAGAGCAATATCTTGTAAAGAGAAATGTGAAGATTTAATAAGTCCTTTCGCCTTCAACAACCGTCTTTGCATGACATATTGGTGAGGTGCCATATTCATAGATTGTTTAAACATATGAGCAAAATGATATTCGCTTAAATTCACAACATTTGCTAAATCAGACAAAGTAAGTGCTTGATCTAAATGATCTTCAATCCAATCTTGAATATATTTAAGTTTATGAGGTGCAAGTCCACCTTTAATGGCAGGCTGTTGCCATTGAACATTGCTATATTTTCGAATTAAATGATTCAGCAATAAACTGGCTGTTGTGCTCATTTGCAAATGATTTGAAGAATCTTGCCAGTCACAATCTAGCAAGAAAAACTGATATAACGCGCGAATCCGTTCGTCATCACTAAATGTAACTTCATTAAGTTCAATTTGATTAGGTTCTTTGTCCCATATTTTTTCCGCGACATCACGCAAATGCTGGTCGGTATAATACAAGTGAACGAATTTAAGCCCACCTCTTATATCCCAAGTCGACTCCTGATGTTCTGGCAATAAGCAAAAACGCCCCGGCCCGCCGCCATTTTTCCAGCCCACAGGTGTTTTTTGATAGCTTTCATAACCATCTTGAATATAGAGACTTAAAGTGTGGTGGTCGCTACAGACACTTACACGATCTTGTTGATTAGACCAAAATGCAAGTTGCATATTTTCATCAAGCACCACGGTTTCGTGAAGCTTGGCTTTAGATTGCTGTAGCTGTTCTAAAGTTTGATAGGCCATGCCAATTTAAAACGAATATCATTGAACTTAAGTTAACCATATTCAGCAAAATTGAGCTAGTTTAGATCTATAAAAAACGCAAGATCTTGCATGTACAACACAAGAATATATACGTGAAAAATGAAACATTCCTCGATACTTAAGCTTGGTAATCGAGGATGAATTTATGAATATTTTACTCTATGTTGCAGTGGTGTTGATTTGGGGAACAACATGGATTGGAATTGCCATTCAGAGTCATTATGCAACACCCGTCGTCGCAATTTTGTGGCGTTTTGCCATTTCGGCCTTATTACTTTGGGTAGTTTTACTATTTTCAGGAAAATTACAGCGAATTGCATTAAAAGACCATTTATTTTGTATGCTACAAGGTCTATGTGTTTTCGGCCTAAACTTTATTTGCTTTTATACCGCAGTTAAATATGTAAACAGCGGTTTAGAGTCTGTCATTTTTTCGATGGCTGTTTTCTTTAATGCCATTAATGCCCTTATCTTTTTTAATCAAAAACCTTCACCAAATTTTGGTCCAGCTGCACTTTTAGGTTTAGGTGGCATCGTTTTACTATTTTGGCATGATCTCATAAATAGCCAGTTTAATGCTCAGTTATTATTAGGTATTGGGCTATGTGCTGTAGGCACTTACGGTTTTTCTTTAGGGAATATGATCAGTGTTAGACATCAAAAACGTGGTTTAAATATCTTTTCAACGAACTGTTATGCCATGACATATGGTGCACTGGTGATGTTAAGTTTAGCTTTATTTACTGGTCAAAATTTAATGCCTCCAATGAATTTCCCATTTTTAAGTTCAGTACTTTACTTGGCTGTATTTGGCACAGTTATTGGGTTCTCTGCTTATTTTTCTTTAGTTGGGCGAATTGGTGCTTCAAAAGCAGCATATAGCACGTTGCTCTTCCCTTTAGTGGCTCTAACTGTTTCTACCTTCTTTGAAGGATATGAGTGGACCTTAAATGCTGTAATTGGAATTTTATTAATCTTACTTGGCAACTACTTAATGTTTAGTAAGTTTGAAATTGGAAAAAAGTTATTTAATAGTCAAAAAAATTGTGAGAAGCAGGCTTAAAAGCCTGCTTTTTTTATAAATCATAATTAATTTTAGCAGCCCGTTTTTAGCATCAACTCAAAATCTTTTAAAGCAGCAGCTGCCGTAGCTAAAGGCGCAGATGCTCCTCCACTTACAACAAGCTCACCCATTTCTTGAGTTAACACTCGAATGCATTTATTAGAACCTTGCAGATGAGCAAAAGAATGATTTGGCGGAACTAATCTTAATTCAACACCTGTTTGAATTTGCTGATTTTCAATATGAATAAAACCCACCAGACGAGGAATTAGATCTTCTTTTTTCCAGTCACGAATATGATCGGCAGTAACATGGCTGATTCCTTGTCTTGGAATATCTTGAATTTTTATATCAGCTCCCAAAACGGTATTTGCCAATATCGTAATTTTAGCAGCCGTATCCCACCCATCTACATCAAAAGAACTATTAGGTTCGGCAATACCTTTTGCTTGAGCTTTTTGAAGAGATTCTGCAAATGTACATTCATGTTGCAACATATCATTTAAAATAAAATTTGTAGTTCCAGTAAAAACACCTTCTATTGCTAAAATCTGACAGCCTGCTAAGTTATATTCAAACAAATCAACTGTCGGTAAAGCCGCAGCCGTCGCGCCGCTAAAAAATAATTTTTTATTGTGTTGATGTGCCAAATTAATTATTTTTTTGCCCTCTACAACTAAAGCACCTTTAGATACTGCTATCGCATTCATGTTATGTGTTAGAGCATAATTTAAATAAAACAGGCCTTTGCCCCCTGTCACATAATCACTTGGCCCAGTCTCAATAATGACATCCGCCTGTACCTGTTCTAAAAACTTTTGCTCAGTTTGACCTGCTTGATATTGAGTTTTATCTAGCCACTTGGCAGCTTGCAAACCGTCTTGATCAATTAAGCCGGATGATGAGTTGCAGACACCCACTAAACGAGCATCAATTTGATATTTTTGTTTATAGTATTCAGATCGATTTAAAAG is a genomic window containing:
- a CDS encoding GntR family transcriptional regulator; translation: MSQLPQDSKNHKPLYDQLRELILNKIVNGEYAVLSQIPSENEFAEQFGVSRITVRQALTQLQLEGYIFKVPGKGTFVSKPKTFQNISNLQGFAEAMSSAGHEILNRVISAELKQIPVHVVPKLKLPVKANVYEIQRVRLLNRQPVSYELTYLPEHIGLKLKEKAIDLRTTDIFKALEEECGIPLGHADLSIDATVADEELAALLQVELGTPILRVERLTHDANGQPIDYEYLYFSGDTFQYRLRIHR
- the chrA gene encoding chromate efflux transporter, with protein sequence MLQKEETIADGPVENISFWQAFLFWLKLGFISFGGPAGQIAVMHQELVERKRWISEKRFLHALNYCMLLPGPEAQQLATYIGWLMHRTAGGLVAGILFVLPSLFILIGLSWVYIKFGDVPVIAGIFYGIKPAVTAIVFHATYRIGSRSLKNKFLWGVAIAAFFAIFVLKLPFPLIVLSAGIAGYLASKKYPELFSSAAGHKASQKDYGRAFIDDDTPTPEHAKFQWSRLARLIFVAITLWLLPLLALASYFGWHHSYTQMAWFFTKAALLTFGGAYAVLPYVYQGAVNNFGWLSPTQMIDGLALGETTPGPLIMVVAFVGFLGGVNHALLGPEHLFFAGALGAVIVTWFTFLFSFVFIFAGAPIIESTHNEIKFTAPLTAITAAVVGVILNLALFFSYHVLWPQGFSGPFDVVAALITVAAFIALFRFEINVLYVIFASALVGLLVYLL
- a CDS encoding helix-turn-helix domain-containing protein; this translates as MAYQTLEQLQQSKAKLHETVVLDENMQLAFWSNQQDRVSVCSDHHTLSLYIQDGYESYQKTPVGWKNGGGPGRFCLLPEHQESTWDIRGGLKFVHLYYTDQHLRDVAEKIWDKEPNQIELNEVTFSDDERIRALYQFFLLDCDWQDSSNHLQMSTTASLLLNHLIRKYSNVQWQQPAIKGGLAPHKLKYIQDWIEDHLDQALTLSDLANVVNLSEYHFAHMFKQSMNMAPHQYVMQRRLLKAKGLIKSSHFSLQDIALVCGFSSASHLSHRFKQFYGMSPSQLR
- a CDS encoding DMT family transporter → MNILLYVAVVLIWGTTWIGIAIQSHYATPVVAILWRFAISALLLWVVLLFSGKLQRIALKDHLFCMLQGLCVFGLNFICFYTAVKYVNSGLESVIFSMAVFFNAINALIFFNQKPSPNFGPAALLGLGGIVLLFWHDLINSQFNAQLLLGIGLCAVGTYGFSLGNMISVRHQKRGLNIFSTNCYAMTYGALVMLSLALFTGQNLMPPMNFPFLSSVLYLAVFGTVIGFSAYFSLVGRIGASKAAYSTLLFPLVALTVSTFFEGYEWTLNAVIGILLILLGNYLMFSKFEIGKKLFNSQKNCEKQA
- a CDS encoding homoserine dehydrogenase, which produces MKRINVAICGFGRIGQQIAELLLNRSEYYKQKYQIDARLVGVCNSSSGLIDQDGLQAAKWLDKTQYQAGQTEQKFLEQVQADVIIETGPSDYVTGGKGLFYLNYALTHNMNAIAVSKGALVVEGKKIINLAHQHNKKLFFSGATAAALPTVDLFEYNLAGCQILAIEGVFTGTTNFILNDMLQHECTFAESLQKAQAKGIAEPNSSFDVDGWDTAAKITILANTVLGADIKIQDIPRQGISHVTADHIRDWKKEDLIPRLVGFIHIENQQIQTGVELRLVPPNHSFAHLQGSNKCIRVLTQEMGELVVSGGASAPLATAAAALKDFELMLKTGC